From Mesorhizobium sp. Pch-S:
GTTCATGAAGGAAGAGATCTTCGGACCCGTTGCGCCGGTGTTCAAGTTCACGACCGAGGAAGAAGCGGTTGCGCTTGCCAATGACACCGAATTCGGCCTGGCCTGCTATTTCTACACCGGCGATCTCGGTCGTGCTTTCCGGGTCATGGAAGGCCTGAAGTACGGCATGGTCGGCGTCAACGAAGGCCTGATCACGACACCGGAAGCACCGTTCGGTGGCGTCAAGGAATCCGGCCTCGGCAAGGAAGGCGGCCATCAGGGCATCGAGGACTATCTCGATACCAAGTACGTCTGCATCGGCGGTCTCGGCCTCTGATCGATAAGCGGGTCGGTTGGACCGACCGACCCGCGCTAGCTGCATGAAAGACGGCGAACACTTCGGAACCACGCAGGCGGGGGAGGCTATCCGCCGCTTCATCATCCGTGGCGGTGGGCTTTCGGCCAATATCCTCAACTGGGGCGCAGTCATCCAGGATCTGCGCCTTGCCGGCCATGACGCGCCATTGGTACTGGGCTTCGACAGCTTCGAGGCCTACGAAAAGGATTCTCTCTATTTCGGCGCGGTCGTGGGGCGTTTTGCCAATCGTATTCGTGACGGCCGGTTCACGCTGGCCGGCCAGCGTCAACAGACGGATCGCAATTTCCTGGGCAAGCATACGCTGCATGGCGGCGCGGGCGGCTATGCCGGCCGGGCCTGGGAGGTTTCCCTGCATGGGCGCGACTTCGTCACCTTGAGCCTGCACGATCCCGCGGGAACGATGGGTTTTCCCGGTGCGCTGGATGTGACCTGCACCTACCGGCTGAAGATCCCGGGCACGCTGTCGGTGGAGTTCACGGCTACGGCAGACGAGACCACTGTTTGCAATCTAACCCAGCATTCGTATTTCAATCTGGACGACGGCGGTGCGGGCGACGTGCTGGATCATCGCATAATGATCCCTGCCGGAGCTTATCTGCCCGTCGATGCCGAGATGATCCCCACGGGTGTCGTGCAGCCGGTTGACGGCACGCCACTCGATTTTCGCCAGGCGCGCGCGATGCGCAGCGATGGCGAGCAGTTCGTCTACGACCACAACTTCTGTCTGGCCGCGGCACGCGGGCCGATGCGGCAGGCAGCCTGGGTGCAAGGCGCTACCTCCGGTGTCGAAATGGAAGTATGGACGTCGGAGCCGGGTGTGCAGCTTTATGGCGGCGAATACATCGCGCCAGCAACTCCAGGTCTCGGCGGGGTGGGCTATGGCCGCTTTTCGGGCCTGTGCCTGGAAACGCAGGTCTGGCCAGATGCCCCCAACCGGACCTACTTCCCGCCGGCGACACTCCTGCCTGGCGAAACCTATCATCACGTGACGGAATACCGGTTCCGCTTGGGATAGTTGCCCGGCGGGGATCTATTCGATGAACGCCTCCCGCAGCACGTCGAACGGAGCAAGCGCGCCGCGCACCTGTACAACTCTCGCTGCGACGCGGTGCGCCCGGCTAACGGCGTCGGCGGGCTCCAGGCCTGCCAGCCGTGCGGCGAGATAACCTCCGTTGAAGGAATCGCCGGCGCCGGTGGTGTCCACAGGCCTGGCGACATGGACGGCGGCAATCTCCTGCTGCTCCGAACCAACGGAAACCAGGGCTGGCAGCTCGCCATTCTTGACGATCACTTCGCGCACCGATTGGCCGATGCGCTTGGCGGTGTCCGCGGGCGTGCGGTCGCCATGCAGCATCTGTTCGTCGGGGAAGGTGGGCAACGCGATGTCGCTGACGGCAAGCGCATCGGCAATCGCCGCCTGCGCGGTTTCACGATCCGGCCACAGGCGCGGCCGGTAGTTGGGGTCGAAGGCAATCCGGCTTCCGGCGGCACGGGCGCTCGAAATGGCTTTGACCAAGGTCGTGCGCGCGTCCGGATCCAGGATTGCCAAGGTGATTCCGGAAAAATATATAAGGGACTGATTTTCCAGATTTTTCTTCAGGGCGTCTGGATCGGCCGCCAGTTGGCGTGCTGCTGAATCCGAGCGCCAGTAGGTGAAGGATCGCTCCGCGCCGTCGAGGGTAATCGCGTAAAGGCCGGGTCGTGCACCCGTAATGACGGGGCTTGTGCCAACGCCGATGCCGTTCTCGCT
This genomic window contains:
- a CDS encoding sugar kinase; this translates as MMSKGVAAIGECMLELSGQNGPDWRLGYAGDTFNTLWALAALTDGSATYVSAFGDDPFSHRQIEFFSENGIGVGTSPVITGARPGLYAITLDGAERSFTYWRSDSAARQLAADPDALKKNLENQSLIYFSGITLAILDPDARTTLVKAISSARAAGSRIAFDPNYRPRLWPDRETAQAAIADALAVSDIALPTFPDEQMLHGDRTPADTAKRIGQSVREVIVKNGELPALVSVGSEQQEIAAVHVARPVDTTGAGDSFNGGYLAARLAGLEPADAVSRAHRVAARVVQVRGALAPFDVLREAFIE
- a CDS encoding aldose epimerase family protein, encoding MKDGEHFGTTQAGEAIRRFIIRGGGLSANILNWGAVIQDLRLAGHDAPLVLGFDSFEAYEKDSLYFGAVVGRFANRIRDGRFTLAGQRQQTDRNFLGKHTLHGGAGGYAGRAWEVSLHGRDFVTLSLHDPAGTMGFPGALDVTCTYRLKIPGTLSVEFTATADETTVCNLTQHSYFNLDDGGAGDVLDHRIMIPAGAYLPVDAEMIPTGVVQPVDGTPLDFRQARAMRSDGEQFVYDHNFCLAAARGPMRQAAWVQGATSGVEMEVWTSEPGVQLYGGEYIAPATPGLGGVGYGRFSGLCLETQVWPDAPNRTYFPPATLLPGETYHHVTEYRFRLG